The Breoghania sp. genome has a segment encoding these proteins:
- a CDS encoding SLC13 family permease, whose amino-acid sequence MTVADIQMALTFVIIGVTIVLYALERFSIEVTALGSVVAFVILFTVLPIDGPDGDLGPQVLLMGFANPALITIMALLIVGQSLFHTDALDKPTQHILKVFRKLRLAPITPILIGVAAISAFLNNTPVVVMFLPVLAAMAAANGTAAARVLMPLSFIAILGGMTTLIGSSTNLLVADVAERVSDIQIGFFSFTPIGALMATIGSLYIIFVMPKILKPRKTMADEVQGPAGGKQFIAQIPVTYNHPLVGSRAVAGMFPNLRDMTVRLVQRGEKPFLPPFEGVELQAGDTVIVAATRQTLTKALSLRKPIMRSNDGTNPTPEQQMLPEGTATLAEAVVAPGSRMIGRTTAQSSLRADNNCVVMGLQRRSRMPRMAMSDIRLEAGDVLLLAGSHDDIQSLRGNRDVLLLDWSTAEVPKRRHAPRALAIFIAIVGCAAFGIVPVVTAALAGALAMMISGCINVRQSLRALDSRIFMLIGASLAAATALERTGGAKAAAEALMTVMEGQPPAAILSMLFLLIAVLTNVLSNNATAVLFAPIAINIAQRTGVDVNAFVTCLIFAANCSFATPIGYQTNLIVMGPGHYRFSDFIRAGAPLVLIMWLSFSLIAPWYYGF is encoded by the coding sequence ATGACGGTTGCCGATATCCAGATGGCGCTCACCTTCGTGATCATCGGGGTCACGATTGTGCTCTATGCGTTGGAGCGTTTTTCGATCGAGGTCACCGCGCTCGGTTCCGTCGTCGCATTCGTGATCCTTTTCACCGTCCTGCCCATCGATGGCCCGGACGGCGATCTGGGCCCGCAGGTTCTGCTGATGGGCTTCGCCAATCCGGCGCTGATCACCATCATGGCCTTGCTGATCGTCGGTCAGTCGCTTTTTCATACCGATGCGCTCGACAAACCGACACAGCACATCCTGAAGGTGTTCCGAAAGCTCCGTCTAGCCCCCATCACGCCGATCCTCATCGGCGTTGCCGCCATCAGCGCCTTTCTCAACAACACCCCCGTGGTGGTCATGTTCCTGCCGGTACTGGCCGCCATGGCCGCGGCAAACGGCACCGCTGCCGCCCGGGTGCTGATGCCGCTTTCCTTCATCGCGATTCTGGGCGGCATGACGACGCTCATCGGCTCGTCCACCAACCTTCTGGTTGCCGATGTCGCCGAACGCGTGAGCGATATCCAGATCGGCTTCTTCTCCTTCACGCCCATCGGCGCGCTGATGGCAACGATCGGATCGCTCTACATCATCTTCGTGATGCCGAAGATATTGAAGCCGCGCAAGACCATGGCCGACGAAGTTCAGGGCCCTGCCGGCGGCAAGCAGTTCATCGCCCAGATCCCGGTCACCTACAATCACCCGCTCGTTGGCTCGCGCGCCGTCGCGGGCATGTTCCCGAACCTGCGCGACATGACCGTGCGCCTTGTCCAGCGTGGTGAAAAACCCTTCCTTCCTCCATTTGAAGGCGTGGAGCTTCAGGCAGGCGACACAGTCATTGTGGCTGCCACACGACAGACCCTGACCAAGGCGCTGTCGTTGCGCAAACCCATCATGCGCTCCAATGACGGAACAAACCCCACACCGGAACAGCAGATGCTGCCCGAAGGCACCGCGACGCTGGCCGAAGCAGTCGTCGCCCCCGGCTCCCGCATGATCGGGCGCACCACCGCCCAATCCAGCCTGCGCGCGGATAACAATTGCGTCGTCATGGGCCTGCAGCGCCGCTCGCGCATGCCGCGCATGGCCATGAGCGACATCCGCCTGGAAGCGGGCGATGTGCTGCTGCTGGCCGGTTCCCATGACGATATCCAGTCATTGCGCGGAAACCGCGACGTGCTGTTGTTGGACTGGTCGACTGCCGAAGTCCCCAAGCGCCGCCACGCACCGCGCGCGCTCGCCATCTTCATCGCCATTGTCGGATGCGCAGCCTTTGGCATCGTGCCGGTGGTCACAGCCGCTCTTGCCGGCGCCCTGGCGATGATGATTTCGGGATGTATCAACGTGCGCCAGTCGCTGCGTGCGCTCGACAGCCGGATTTTCATGCTCATCGGCGCATCGCTTGCAGCCGCAACCGCGCTGGAGCGCACCGGAGGCGCGAAAGCCGCCGCCGAGGCGCTGATGACGGTCATGGAAGGCCAACCACCGGCCGCGATCCTGTCCATGCTGTTCCTGCTCATCGCCGTCTTGACGAATGTGCTGTCAAACAACGCGACGGCTGTCCTGTTTGCGCCCATCGCGATCAACATTGCCCAACGCACAGGCGTTGACGTCAATGCCTTCGTCACCTGCCTGATCTTTGCCGCCAACTGTTCCTTCGCAACCCCCATCGGCTATCAGACGAACCTGATCGTCATGGGGCCGGGACACTATCGGTTTTCCGATTTCATCCGCGCAGGCGCTCCGCTGGTGCTGATCATGTGGCTTTCTTTTTCCCTGATCGCGCCGTGGTATTATGGTTTTTGA
- a CDS encoding RDD family protein, which produces MSTIEPDALSARDPLKYMALFEGVRTKRILAFVIDVMAILFFTFLAGIAVFFLGIFTLGIGWLAYAFLWQGVAILYSAFTLGGPSSATPGMRAFGLQLRLDDGSRPTPLVAIAHVVLFWISMGMITPLVLVVSLFSDKKRLLHDIIVGGIVVNTAALARPY; this is translated from the coding sequence ATGAGCACCATAGAACCCGACGCTCTTTCCGCGCGCGATCCGTTGAAATACATGGCGCTGTTCGAAGGGGTCCGCACGAAGCGCATTCTGGCCTTTGTCATCGATGTCATGGCCATCCTGTTCTTCACGTTCCTGGCCGGGATCGCCGTGTTCTTTCTCGGTATCTTCACGCTCGGCATTGGGTGGCTTGCCTATGCCTTTCTTTGGCAGGGCGTCGCCATTCTCTACAGCGCCTTCACGCTGGGTGGCCCCTCCTCCGCCACGCCCGGCATGCGCGCTTTCGGCCTTCAGCTCCGGCTCGATGACGGCAGCCGCCCCACCCCGCTCGTCGCCATCGCGCATGTAGTGCTCTTCTGGATCTCGATGGGCATGATCACGCCGCTGGTACTGGTGGTTTCCCTCTTCTCCGACAAGAAACGCCTGTTGCACGACATCATCGTGGGAGGCATCGTCGTGAACACCGCAGCACTCGCCCGTCCGTACTGA
- a CDS encoding threonine ammonia-lyase, with product MSSDQAQPTPTDLPVTLADVEEAARLIEGQVVHTPFLPAPSLSRLTGADVWVKFENQQYVNSFKERGALTRLLDLSDEERARGVIAMSAGNHAQAVAYHASRLGIPATIVMPTTTPHVKVAATRSFGATVVLAGETIADAQETVERLISERGLVLVHPYDDKRIIAGQGTIGLEILDKNAELDTIIVPIGGGGLISGIAVAVKAKAPEIEIIGVEAALYPSMYAELHGEEARCGGNTLAEGIAVKNVGKLTRKITQALVDDVVLVEEAAIERAVNAFLALQKTVAEGAGAAGLAAILQHPERFRGKRVGLVLCGGNIDPRLLASIIVRELAREGRMVAIRMGIPDRPGVLGEISTLIGEMDGNVVEVAHHRLFLDVPAKGAMLDVTMETRDNDHADEIIRALEGRGYKVDRLDAAETAD from the coding sequence ATGTCCAGCGATCAGGCCCAGCCCACCCCGACCGACCTTCCCGTCACCCTCGCCGATGTCGAGGAAGCCGCGCGGTTGATTGAGGGGCAGGTTGTTCACACGCCCTTCCTGCCCGCCCCGAGCCTCTCGCGGCTGACCGGGGCCGATGTCTGGGTCAAGTTCGAGAACCAGCAATACGTCAATTCCTTCAAGGAACGCGGCGCGCTGACCCGGTTGCTGGATCTGTCGGACGAAGAACGCGCGCGCGGCGTCATTGCCATGTCGGCGGGCAACCATGCGCAGGCCGTCGCCTATCACGCCTCCCGCCTCGGCATTCCCGCCACCATCGTCATGCCCACGACAACACCGCACGTGAAGGTGGCTGCAACCCGTTCCTTCGGCGCAACCGTCGTGCTGGCGGGCGAGACCATCGCCGATGCGCAGGAGACCGTGGAACGCCTGATCAGCGAGCGTGGCCTGGTGCTCGTACATCCCTATGACGACAAGCGCATCATCGCCGGTCAGGGCACCATCGGCCTGGAGATCCTGGACAAGAACGCCGAGCTCGACACGATCATCGTGCCCATCGGCGGCGGCGGGCTCATCTCCGGGATCGCGGTCGCCGTCAAGGCGAAAGCCCCCGAGATCGAGATCATCGGCGTGGAGGCCGCCCTCTACCCCTCCATGTATGCCGAACTGCATGGCGAAGAAGCCCGTTGCGGCGGCAACACGCTGGCGGAAGGCATCGCGGTCAAGAATGTCGGCAAGCTGACCCGGAAGATTACGCAAGCCCTTGTCGATGACGTGGTTCTGGTTGAGGAAGCCGCCATCGAGCGCGCCGTGAACGCGTTTCTGGCGCTTCAAAAGACGGTCGCGGAAGGCGCAGGTGCGGCCGGGCTCGCCGCCATCCTGCAGCACCCGGAACGTTTCCGCGGCAAGCGCGTGGGGCTGGTGCTGTGCGGCGGCAACATCGATCCGCGCCTGCTCGCCTCCATCATCGTGCGCGAGCTGGCACGCGAAGGCCGCATGGTCGCCATCCGCATGGGTATCCCGGACCGTCCCGGTGTCCTTGGAGAGATCTCCACGCTCATCGGCGAGATGGACGGCAACGTGGTGGAGGTCGCCCATCACCGGCTGTTCCTCGACGTGCCCGCCAAGGGCGCCATGCTCGATGTGACTATGGAAACCCGCGACAACGACCACGCCGACGAGATCATCCGCGCACTGGAAGGCCGAGGTTACAAGGTGGACCGGCTGGACGCGGCGGAAACGGCAGACTGA
- a CDS encoding LysE family translocator produces the protein MLTELPAHLPSFMPAERYALLSLFILAASGTPGPGNMALAALGGTHGPTRTLPFLAGMLVGFTTTLWLAAAGLLALISSVPVLQGALQLACFAYILYLAWIIAFARAGTVSGSAASRAPGFLRGLWVHPLNPKAYAMQIAALSQFAAPDHYLRDVSIISLTFVVLGGGANFCWAMAGTLMARLAGAPSRLRAINVTLAALMVASTMASLLIA, from the coding sequence ATGCTCACCGAATTGCCCGCCCATCTCCCGTCCTTCATGCCGGCAGAACGATATGCGCTGTTGAGCCTGTTCATACTTGCGGCGAGCGGCACTCCGGGCCCGGGCAACATGGCGCTTGCGGCGCTTGGCGGAACCCACGGCCCGACCCGTACCCTGCCGTTTCTGGCAGGAATGCTCGTCGGGTTCACAACCACCTTGTGGTTGGCGGCAGCCGGTCTGCTGGCCCTGATCTCCAGCGTGCCGGTCCTTCAGGGCGCCCTGCAACTCGCCTGTTTCGCCTATATTCTCTATCTCGCCTGGATCATCGCCTTCGCGCGCGCCGGCACAGTTTCGGGAAGCGCCGCGTCAAGGGCGCCCGGTTTTCTGCGCGGCTTGTGGGTGCATCCCTTGAACCCCAAGGCCTATGCAATGCAGATCGCGGCCTTGTCGCAGTTCGCCGCGCCCGACCATTATCTGCGCGATGTCAGCATCATTTCGCTGACCTTTGTGGTGCTCGGCGGCGGCGCCAATTTCTGCTGGGCGATGGCCGGAACGCTGATGGCGCGGCTGGCAGGCGCCCCCAGCCGCCTGCGCGCCATCAACGTCACACTGGCCGCGCTGATGGTTGCCAGCACGATGGCCAGCCTGCTCATCGCATAA